Below is a genomic region from Scyliorhinus canicula chromosome 2, sScyCan1.1, whole genome shotgun sequence.
CTATTAAATTATTATATACAATATCCTTGTAGTAGCCTACTTGCTTCACCTTTCATTTACACTTACACTATGCTGAGGCTAAGTACACCACAATTTCTGCAATTTCATCATGCATTTCTTTTCTCCAATTGATCCTAtcctctctggactgttggtcCAAATGTACTGTTGCTGTGCTGCTTATGCTGTGTAATACCAGGGGtctaattttaactgtgtaagAGGGTGGGTTTTGACTAAGCTAAAACCCACCAATATAGCACTAGCCATCTTTGAAACATTGCCTGGTCAAATATAGTGCCAAATTCTTGTCACATTTGTACTGAAGATTCACACCTACACATTCCCTTCAATCTGAATTGACATTGGCAAAACATTTTCACCTGTCATGAACACCAGAAAGAagcaaattttgttttattaatcTTGGATGGAATTAAAATGATTTCCAAAGAGATTGTATTAATTCACAATGCCAATTCGGCACTATTATTGATATTATTGGAAATGTGAAGGAAATAGTCATGTCCTGTTTCATTGCCAATTGGTAGAATAGGAACATACTGGGGAACACTTTGCTGACCACTGAATGGTTACCAGCTCTTCTGAGACAAACCATTTGCAGATATGATGAAAACCACGAGCAGGAATGCACTCGTTCCAATTTGATGGTAAGGATTAGAAAATCCTCATCTTAGAAACCTGAAAATAACCAAAATATGTCATATCATTGTTGATCACCTGAGTGACATACCATCTGTAAGATGACATGAAAGACAGCTGCGAAGAACCTCTCTAGATATCTGGTGAAATCATGGAAGGGATTTTAAATCCCTTCCACATAccaaccccatcccctcactgccaACAACTGTGCGAAAGCCTCTACATGTAGTAAATCAGGAGAAATATTTGCTGTGCATCTCTTGTATGATAGATGGGAACAAGTTAAAATGCAGACATAACTACGAAACATTGATGGGTAAAAAAATAAGGGAAACTTTTAGTTGAAAACTGTAGTGTTGGTGAAGAATCACCCAGAATTTTGAAAAGCCCAGTAGTATAAAGGGTATCCAAGAGTTACCCACCTCAAGAGCCTTCATGCATAAAATTGTCCTCGCAGAAGTATCTCAGTTGCATTTGTGTTTGAGGAGATCTTAATTCTATCTTGGTTGCTGCTGTCTCAGTGACTTTTAGAGACTGGAAAACTCATGGATAAATTCTTCCTTCTCAGTGAAGGTGGGGGGAAAATCACTGGCCAGGCACCCAATCAAATCCTCAGGGTGCTgaggaaccaggttcgatcccggccccgggtcactgctcgtgtggagtttgcacattctccccatgtctgcatgggccttactcccacaacccaaaggtgtgcagggtaggtagtttggccatgctaaattgcccttaattggaaaaagaataattggatactctaaatttatagaaaacaaAGGCACCCAATGAAATAGAAGAACGGATCGACTAATATATTTATAaacatctggggcaggattctctgttgcgctgacagcgcacccatgcccacaggtttcccggcagtgtagCCACAATGGGAGATCGTATTGGCAGGTGCAGGAACGGAAGATCCCACTGCGGGCATGGGCCCGCAGCTCAGGAACACGCGGCAGACagactggagaattctgcccctggtaTTAAGGTTGGGGAAGGGAGAGATGAAACAAAGGTAGAGGAATTTTCAAAAATGCTCGTGTGGTGGATGCAATCTTTCATCAGGACGTACAAAAAATGAAAGATATCAAATTTATTTGGCAACAAACGGTATTTGAATATCTAAGCTATCGTATGGTGGAGCAGTTGGGAAAggtttaaattaatgtggcacggggatgggaacctagataaggattcagagcagggggaaatcaagaacaagagaaaaagactgcAAGGATAATAAGGAAAGTGATAGGCAAAAAAAATCATGGGCCAAAATCAGATAATGACAGTAAGAAATAGTAGAGACGGGACAAGGCACGGTAAAGGGTTTAAAACCTGAACATtcagagcattcaaaataaaatgggtgAATTAGTTGCGCATATAGATGTAAAGAGGTATGATATAGTTGAGATTACAGAggcgagcctgggtgccatggtaacggcaccgttgccgctctcccccaagaggtttaccacgagcccggtggtggcggcgaccctaagaatctggggacagtggaggcggcataggggggaaacagggggctcgatggaggctccactgggtggcaaccatcagttcatcccggggaacaaggatgggggatttagggggtggcaaagggcgggcatcagcaaattgagggacctgtttattggcgggaggtttgagggcctgggggaactggaagataaatttggccttccccaagggaacatgttcagatacttgcaggtaaaggcgtttgctaggcgacaggtagagggattccctttgctgccctcgcaggggacgatggacagagtgctttcgggggtgtgggtcggagaggggaaggtgtcggacatctataaggtaatgcaggaggtggaggagctgaaggctaaatgggaggaggaactcagggagcagatagaggacgggacttgggcggttgccttggagagagtcaactcttcctcctcatgtgcgaggcttagtctcatccaatttaaggtgctgcaccgggcccacatgtccgggactaggatgagtaggttctttgggtgtgaggataggtgcaccagatgttcggggagtccagcgaaccacgcccatatgttctgggcatgcccagcactggaagaattctggaagggggtggcggggacggtgtcgagggtggttggatccagggtcaaaccagggtggggactcgcgatttttggagttgcggtagagccgggagtgcaggaggcgaaagaggccggtgtcctggcctttgcgtccctagtagcccgttgaAGGgtcctgctacagtggaaggatgcaaggcccccaagtgtggagacctggatcagtgacatggcgggatttataaaactggaaagggtcaaatttgccctgagaggatcagtacaagggttctataaacgatggcagccttttctggacttcctggcgcaaagataggtatcttggtcaatagcagcagcaaaccggggggggggggggggggggtgttccttattgtagtttctaatctgtaactttatattgtgttactttgcattgttgttaaaatgctgtgttgtgcatgggggtggggcgaatgtttatgattgttaatatgattgttatttttggtattttactatggtgcgttattcttgtataaattcaaaatttttcaataaaaattattttaaaaaaaagagattacAGAGGCAAGGCTCCAAGGAtgtgaactaaacattgagggtattgagtttttaggaaggacagacagaaagaaaaGGTGCTGgaattgcattgttgattaaagaagatattgatacaatattgatatCAGCACATCTGATCTGTATGGTAGAGttaagaaacagcaaggggcaaaaaaaaacattcataggAGTGATATACAGACTACCAAACTGTTGCGGTAATGTTGCGAATAGCAtttgacaggaaatcagagatgcatgtaataaagtAACATTGtcattatgggtgactttaatttgcatatagattgggtgagtcaaattagtcacagtagaGGAGGACGTTTTCTACTGTATTGTTGAGGAAGAACCAACTAGGGAATAGGCCATCTTGGActaggtattgtgcaatgagaaaggatcagTTGGCAATCTAgatgtgagagaacccttggggatgagtgaccatagaATTtgttatcaaggtggatagtgagacAGTTGATTCCGAGACCATGGTCTCGAATCTCAATGAAGGCAACTATGATGATATGGGGGCAtgggttggctatgatggactgggaaacattactgaaaggaaggacagtggataggcaatgggagGCATTCAAGGAATTTATAGGCGAAtttcaaaagttgtttattcctatttggcacaagaggccaaaccatggtttacaagggaaattacaaataatattagattcaaagaagcatacaaattagcaatagacctgaggatttggaacagtttaaaattccgCAACGGCAGACTAAGGGATTGATTAATTGAGGAAATACAATACGAAAGTaagctagcagggaacataaaaactgtctGTAAAAGGTTACATAGGTAtgcaaagagaaaaatattgacaAAAATAAATGTAGGCCCCTTAGAAACGAGTAACTCAATGggtaacaaagaaatggctgaggaactaaatttgcactttatttctgtcttcacaaagagaAAAcctgaataatgtaccggaagttctgagaaacacaagtttcacgGAAGAGTTGAAGAAATTCAGTATtcgtagagaaatggttttgaagaaattaatgggattgaaggttgatGAATCTCCAGGGTCCGATAATCTTcaacccagagtacttaaggaagtggccctcgaaatagtagatccattggtggtcatttagCGAAATTCTttagaatggttcctacagattggaggatagctaatataAACCTGCTATTcataaagggagggagagagaaaacagagaactaTCGATCAGTGAGCCTAACATTAGTAGTTGGGAAGGTGCTAGAGTCATtaccaaggatttcatagcacagcatttggaaaacagtgatataatcaaacaaagtcagcatggatttacaaaagggaaatcatacttGCCAAATCTACTgacattctttgaagatgtatctATAggattgaccagggagaactggtggatgtggtttatttaaactttcagaaggctttcgaggAGGTCTCATAACAGATTACTATGTTAACTTAAAACGGATGGGATTGCGGctcgtgtcttgagatggatagaaaactggttagtaGACAGGAAACATagaattggaataaatgggtctttttctgattggcaggcagtgactggggtactgcagggacttGTGCTAGGactcccaactgttcacattgcaTATAATGGTTTGGGCGAgaaaactaaatgtattatctccaaatctgcagatgatgcaaggttgggtggaagggtgagctgggaggaggatgcagagatgcttcaatgtgatttggataGGCTGAGTAAGTGGGCATATGCAGTAGCATGTGGATAACGATGAagctatccactttggtagcaaaaaataggaaggcagattattatttgaatgggtgtaaattgaggggtggatactcaacgagaccttggtgtcctcgtgcatcagtcgctgaaagtaagcgcaggtacagcaggcagtaaagaagccaAAGGATATGTTGGCCTTAATCACGAGAGAATTTGATAGTTATAGGGATGTTcgattgcaattgtatagggcattggcgaGGCCACACCAATTATGTGCAATTTTAGTGTCCTTATCTGTTCTATGGATGGAGTACAGCAAAAGTTTACTAGAATGGTGGGATTTGTATATGAGGAgacactaaattggttaggattatattctttgaagtttagaagagtgataggggatctcatagaaacgtataaaattccaactggattagacagggtagattcagaaagaatgttcctgatggcgaGGAGTCcagactaggggtcatagtttgaggataaggggtaaaccttttaggactgaggcgaggagaaatgtcttcacccagagagtagtgaatctgtggaattcactaccatagaaatagttgaggccaaaacattgcgatttcaaaaaggaattagatgtggcccttggggctaaagggatatttgGGAGGGCGAAGAGAGAGgccggatcagggtattgaatatgatcagccatgatcataatgaatgatggagcaggcttgaagggatgaatggcctatttctgcttctatttttctatgtatgtttctatgtataaaAATCTCACTAGATGTTAAATCAGATTCATAGattcatttacagcacagaaggaaccaTTTTCTACTATGGCCATTTAGGAGAAAATAGATAGCGATCAGAATTAATCTGGAGTGGCACATAATAGGCAGTATGTCACCCCTTATACACAGTGCCCAACATATAATTTATTTGCAGTCAATGGAACTAACCACCAGTGCTGTGTAGAATGGGCAGTCAATTGAGGTAAATGTCTACCCCATAAACTCTACTTCTCTTAAATTCTTTTTAAATTGCTCACATTTGGACTGTCTCAAGAGAGTACCTAATACTTGCACTAAACTTGGACAGCACAGTTGgcactttaaaaaaattgaacaaaataacaAACATATGTTTTTGACTTCAAGTATTCTTGAAACATCATAAAACTTTCAATAACCCTTTCCTTCTCATTGCACTATTGTCTAACTTCACCCTCCACCCTCAATTATTAAATATAGAAGGAAAACCTTAAGCCAGCCACGAGGCATCTTAATCAAAATAATGCTTTCATATATAATTAAGCGTAAGAaaaagtgcctttcacaacctcattgTCCCAAAGTCCATGatagctaatgaagtacttttgaagtgttgccaCTGCATTCACAGAATCTTCACAATGCAGAAGACTATTAGGCTTTCATATAAGAAATGCGACAGCCAATGAGGACGCACCaaagtctcacaaacagcaatgtgataaataaCTAGCTCATGCTTAAGCgaagtttcaaaaaaaaaaaaaaacagttttttttttaagcatatccaattatttttttccaattaaggggcaattcagcgtggccaatccacctaacctgcacatctttgggttacgggggtgaaacccacgcaggcacggggagaacgtgcaaactccacacggacagtgacctagggccgggattcgaacccgggtcctcagcgccgtaggcagcaacgctaaccactgtgccacccatgcttAAGCAAAGTTGGTTGATGCATGAGAgttggtcaggacactgggaacaactcctttattcttcttcaaaatattgcCGCAGGATCTATtatacagctcccccccccccccccccccccctcctcccccaaggtGGCAGACACCTCTAactgtgcagaactccctcatttCTTGACTGGAGTCAGCCTATCCAGAAATGGCCATTTCATACCCTCATCAACTTACTTTATCACCTTGCGCCTAATTATAAATTTAGTCGCATAAAACCACAAGACTGTTTCTATAGCACCTTATTTTGATCTTGTTTtcctgtaatttttctgtggaCATTGGTCAAGAGGAGTTATTCATAAACATTTCCTCATGCACACTGGCCTGGTTTTTTCGCAAAGTTTTTCCACCACTGAGGTCGAACTGACTGACCTGTCATTATCCTTAACATTtgaaattctccagtcctttggcaccaCCCCTTGATCCAAGCAAGCTTAGAAGGTTGTGGTCAGTGCTTCTGCAATCTCCACTGTTACTTCATCTCATCTGGGTCTGGTGACTTACCAACTTAATGAAGCCAGCTTTATAATACCTCATCTttgggtattgctgaaaaaagacatcaaagcttttcgtcttgcactcgCCAGGTCATTTACAtgaataccaaatgtaaaggaAATTATACTTCttaagagtgctgattggttgaagcaGAGTCATAGAAAATGAACCAGTTAATGGATGACTGACAGTGAACTACTAAGCTTTGTTTAAAATCAAATAAAAGGCAGGTTGATTTGGATTGCTCAAAGCATTGCCCTAGCCAAAGAATGGCTGTCACCCATTTTGTTCAGTTGAAATAGGCGCAACGCGTgtacatgtttttgttttttgcaaTTTTTAGCTCATCTAGTGTCTCAATTACCTTCTCTTTCACAATGACTTGGGCAGCCCACTACCTCCATGTGAAAATTAACTCTGGCCCGTAATCGGTCCCACTCCTCTTTTACTATACTAAAGATGACATTTGGATTCACTTTCACATTaactgccagtctcttttcacaCACAGGGGTGAAAAAGAGAGTATGTTCTGCAATTCGGGTGGTTCACACTTGTATTATCAACTTGACATCTTTGTGGGAAAATCAAGTATATATTTGATTTGAAATGGTGAATCTTTAGCTCTGGATTAAATTGTTGACTAAAAACAGCATTTACTGGAAATTGGTTAATGCTGCCTTAAAATAATGATTTGTGTAATCACAAGGACAGATTGAACTGATCTGTAACTGACAATGTATAAATCGCATCAACTTGGTATGGGCCAGGATTAATCCCATCACGTAGACTCAGGCATCGGAAACCGTAAAGAAGGATTGAGGCAAAGACCGTAGTCACAGGGAAGGAGACCAAGAGTTAACCTGGGAGAAGCAAGAAAGATAAGATTAGAAACAAGGGAAGACCATGTGGCAATCCATGGCATGCTCTGCTATCCATGGTTAAAACCATGGGAAGTAAAGCTGGTAAATTACTGCCTAGATTTATTAAAGTTTTATTCTTAATAAATCTTTCTGACTTGTAACAAGTTGACCAGTCTCGCTGTCTATTCCTTTGTCAAGTTCAACATCAAATTTCTTaaatctgccattctgtttcatTTTACCTACTAACTCCTTTGTCATCCAGTAAGctgtgtggggctggtttagctcactgggctaaattgctggctttgaaagcagacccaggcaggacagcagcacagttcgattcccgtaccagcctccccgaacaggcgccggaatgtggcgactaggggcttttcacagtaacttcattgaagcctactcgtgacaataagcgattctctcatttctcatttcatttcaagctctGGCTTTGTTTATCCTACATTCTCCTTAACTGCACTGCAAACCAGCACaatatttttacaacaattagACTGCAAATAGAAGGgaatattttatttcaaattctGCTCCGCTGAAGTCAAATGCTGTAAACATACACACATATGCTCAAATAAATTTCAGAGAATACATGAACAATTTCTTACCGTTTACATTTCTGCTCAAATCAACcgacaatgatttcattggaACACTTGCAGTATTAAATTAAACCCAACCCAATAGGATTGGTAGCAACAAGTTGAGACAGTCAACTTTACATGTGTATTTCATGATAAGCACGTTAATCTTAATTTATAGAGTACAACTTAAACTATTCTGTTCATTTTAAATGAATATAAACTACAGTACAATATACTGTATTAAAAATTACAGTACAATAAACTAAAGGTGCTTAATGGGATTTCTGGAAGAATAAGAGATTTCAATGTACAGTGAGAAATCTTTTTAAACAGAATCAGCATGAGAAAACAAAAATCCAGCCTAGCTCGTCAACCTGCCATACACATTAGCACAATATTGGACACTATTAGGAAGCAGGTAAATTTTTACAATGATTCGTTACTTTAAAATCTTTACATTTAAGTTGCAAAATGATTTTCAATTCTCCATCATTCCACGAAGTTAAATATTAACAAGCCGTAGAGATTTACTCAgtagtgaatttttaaaaagcattaagaaaataaaaaacaaacttTAGTTAAAAGAAAGCTGCCGCCACAAAATATAACAATTATTAGTTGCCTGATACCATTCAAAGAAAAGGACATGAACTCAGTTATGGCATACACTTCAGCACAACACACTGAAGTGCATTATTTTACAAAATAGTAACTTAATTTAGTTTTTATCAAATTCCAGCATTCCAAGTACTTATAACCTGAATATCAATGTTGAAGCTAATTTTAGGAGCTCAACTTGTGCAATTCGAGACATCAAACAGCAGCAATGAAGAATGACAACAAAACTATCTTATCCCACACATTTATAGGTCTATGGCTTTAGTTGAGAGTTTTGCTGATGAAATGGGACACTTTGGTGAACCTTTGTAACGGTGTCTCTCTTTTTCTGCAACTTTATGCAACATGGAGTTACAAATGGATTTTTCTGGAGTTACACAAGACATTTTTTCAATAGTTCCACTATGCTTTGGCAGCACACAATCAACTTGATGGATTCTTGACATTTTTCCATTAGTCAAATCTTCAAAAACTGACTGGCTAATATTCTGATCAAATGAATTCTTCTGCTGTCTAACTAAATGCTCTTGCTGAAAGGCAGCAGAATCTTGGGTTTGTGATGCTGGTTTGGTTTTGCAAAATCCTTCAACAGGTAAATTATTTTGGTGTACATCAGTTCTGTGTTTACCCTGCTTTACATTTGTGTTTTGTGTGAACAAAAATGAATTTGGATTAAATGACGGAGCACTTTTATGACTTACTGACTTAACCATTGTAGAGCCAGCTGCAATTTTACATGATCTGGTCCCTGTTGCTATTGATTTGTCATTTCCATACAATAGTGAATTCATCCTTTTAATAGACTGACGAACTGGGATACGCTTAAACTTTAAAGGGGTTTGGACAGTTTTGTGTCTTGGATTCTGATCATTTAATGAAAGACTATTGAACCACTGAATATGTTCAACCACTTTGTGACGATCACATTCAGTCTCCTTCACAACTTCTTCTGAAACCTTCCTCAAAGGAACATCCAAAGTATGTATCTTTGAAGGGAATTCTAATGCTCGAGTTCCATCTATAGACAATAAGTTGTCATCTATCTTATCTAAAGTAGATTCCAATTTATTATGCAAGAACACAGACTGGTGCAATTCAGAGGGACGATGATGATTATCACTGGGGCCACCAGAATCTGGCAGAGTTATCTTTTCTACAGGAATAGtattttccttttgttctttCAATTTTTTATCATTTGATGGCACCTGATCAGGAGATGGCAGCCCGGTGAATgaaaatactgtaacacacttaatggattttttggttttgtttagaTTACTATGATCGGCATCTAAAGGCACGTTTTTGGCTTGTAGAACTGCAGCTCCATTAACATCTTGCTGATCCAAATTACTAATGCAATCTAGATTACTGTTCATGCCATGTGTTATGATCATTTCTGTTGAGCAGGAAGCTATTTTGGCATTTTGATGCTTTATTTCAGAAACTTGTTGGGATGGCAATTCTGAGCAGGAATATTTTTGATCTGACAAATCTCCAAATATGTTATCAGGTTTCTGAGGGGCAGCCACATTTTGAATTTGCTGGAAAAGCAAGTCACTTTTACACAAATTATTCAAAGTGGAAGGTTTATATTCTCCAATAACTGAACACATGTCACTCCCTGATTCAGAAAATGTGCTTTTAATTTTCACCACAGTTTCTCCAGTCCCAATGTTTGCACCCTCACCTAAAGACTCTCCGCTATTTCTGCTACTATTTTTGTGAGTTGCACATTGGTTCCGGAAATCCCCTGGTATGGTGGGTGGTTTTCCAATGACGAGTGCAGGCTCCGACTGATAACTTCCAGAATTGAGGTAACACTCTAATGGAGTTTCCATATTGGAATGGCTACAAATTACTTGCGACTCTGTAGGACTGGCACCATTCCATGACATTCGGTGAATATCTTTAGTGCACTTTGGAGTGAGAAGATTTTCTTCTGATTTACTTATGCGCTTCGAGGCtgaaaggaaacaaagagtgatCATGAAACAGTTTTAcagtcccagctctgggtcactgtccgtgtggagtttgcacattctcccagtgtttgtgtgggtttcgcccctacaacccaaagatgtgcaggttaggtggaatggccatgctaaattgccccttaattgaaaaaaaattaattgggtactctaaattttaaaaaaaagaaacccagTTTTAAATTAGATGCACCAGCACAAGGAGGAATGGGAAATAATAGCAAAAAGAACACAGAACCTAGAAAATGTATCTCACCTATTATGAAGCCAGGAATCATGAGCAGTTTAAAAGGCCTACCATACTGGAAGCATGGTATCATATGTAGCACAGCAATTTTCATTTCTACCTTTGAACGTTAATAAATAATGGTGCACCATTATGCAAATAAAATTAAGTTAATTATGAGACCAGAAGGAACTTTTTGGGTTGAgtattttaaatactttttactgCTGAAAGAAAATTCACATTTGCTAACAGGATTTCCCCTCTTAAAAGGCACAGTTAAACCTGCAAAGTAGGTAAAATCGGAGGTCTCCAGCCTCACTAACATATTTGAATTGCCAACCTACCATCTGGGAAcacatcaggtgcctgccctaCTCCTAATTCAACCACACCTGGATGTTGGCAGGTTGAAGCCGGCCTTGCTGATGCACCGGAACTATAACCTTCAcagcttcaattccacccccccgccccctcctagtGTCATCATCAAACATTTGCAGATCAAGTCACTGCACATGGAGTAAAGTTCCCTCAAATGTCCAAACC
It encodes:
- the LOC119957720 gene encoding rho GTPase-activating protein 11A-like isoform X1; amino-acid sequence: MKADRNMLRLAAVQQLRSYGIKVKNWNRINSNNRAQSRDKKITCNEVFGTPLHALPQCTALEHATVPQFLVDACGYLEKHIHTEGLFRKSGSVIRLKALKAKVDQGEKCITMAPPCDVAGLVKQFFRELPEPVLPAELHEAFFKAQQLQNDENITATILLSCLLPERTADTLRYFLNFLKNVSLRSEDNKMDASNLAVVIAPNLFHSGDGNEKITTLTEKQLHLQAAAVHTLIDNFDRIGHVPRFVLEKIPAMIGVCVESSTPSLENLEDGDGSTMEVHKRRRRRSVGDIVSGALSKLKANRTPTATPQPDTSGTSSGTPIIMTPTWKRKILADSSHSLRFSNKKRRSLRHNIALELLPSGFLSQNSTPTSDGVKKDDVYYQARCTFAEGSPQISLESLQGPLSFSAGSVTFQSAASANRRKSKRLENKGVERMESGKANCFSPKLNRKGMVRKSLRLRFSLGKNRDPNTLPSGGPAPNGSENIGWRLANQRDVHKYNWFSAEDLPFAPVVRHRDTNASKRISKSEENLLTPKCTKDIHRMSWNGASPTESQVICSHSNMETPLECYLNSGSYQSEPALVIGKPPTIPGDFRNQCATHKNSSRNSGESLGEGANIGTGETVVKIKSTFSESGSDMCSVIGEYKPSTLNNLCKSDLLFQQIQNVAAPQKPDNIFGDLSDQKYSCSELPSQQVSEIKHQNAKIASCSTEMIITHGMNSNLDCISNLDQQDVNGAAVLQAKNVPLDADHSNLNKTKKSIKCVTVFSFTGLPSPDQVPSNDKKLKEQKENTIPVEKITLPDSGGPSDNHHRPSELHQSVFLHNKLESTLDKIDDNLLSIDGTRALEFPSKIHTLDVPLRKVSEEVVKETECDRHKVVEHIQWFNSLSLNDQNPRHKTVQTPLKFKRIPVRQSIKRMNSLLYGNDKSIATGTRSCKIAAGSTMVKSVSHKSAPSFNPNSFLFTQNTNVKQGKHRTDVHQNNLPVEGFCKTKPASQTQDSAAFQQEHLVRQQKNSFDQNISQSVFEDLTNGKMSRIHQVDCVLPKHSGTIEKMSCVTPEKSICNSMLHKVAEKERHRYKGSPKCPISSAKLSTKAIDL
- the LOC119957720 gene encoding rho GTPase-activating protein 11A-like isoform X2, with the protein product MAPPCDVAGLVKQFFRELPEPVLPAELHEAFFKAQQLQNDENITATILLSCLLPERTADTLRYFLNFLKNVSLRSEDNKMDASNLAVVIAPNLFHSGDGNEKITTLTEKQLHLQAAAVHTLIDNFDRIGHVPRFVLEKIPAMIGVCVESSTPSLENLEDGDGSTMEVHKRRRRRSVGDIVSGALSKLKANRTPTATPQPDTSGTSSGTPIIMTPTWKRKILADSSHSLRFSNKKRRSLRHNIALELLPSGFLSQNSTPTSDGVKKDDVYYQARCTFAEGSPQISLESLQGPLSFSAGSVTFQSAASANRRKSKRLENKGVERMESGKANCFSPKLNRKGMVRKSLRLRFSLGKNRDPNTLPSGGPAPNGSENIGWRLANQRDVHKYNWFSAEDLPFAPVVRHRDTNASKRISKSEENLLTPKCTKDIHRMSWNGASPTESQVICSHSNMETPLECYLNSGSYQSEPALVIGKPPTIPGDFRNQCATHKNSSRNSGESLGEGANIGTGETVVKIKSTFSESGSDMCSVIGEYKPSTLNNLCKSDLLFQQIQNVAAPQKPDNIFGDLSDQKYSCSELPSQQVSEIKHQNAKIASCSTEMIITHGMNSNLDCISNLDQQDVNGAAVLQAKNVPLDADHSNLNKTKKSIKCVTVFSFTGLPSPDQVPSNDKKLKEQKENTIPVEKITLPDSGGPSDNHHRPSELHQSVFLHNKLESTLDKIDDNLLSIDGTRALEFPSKIHTLDVPLRKVSEEVVKETECDRHKVVEHIQWFNSLSLNDQNPRHKTVQTPLKFKRIPVRQSIKRMNSLLYGNDKSIATGTRSCKIAAGSTMVKSVSHKSAPSFNPNSFLFTQNTNVKQGKHRTDVHQNNLPVEGFCKTKPASQTQDSAAFQQEHLVRQQKNSFDQNISQSVFEDLTNGKMSRIHQVDCVLPKHSGTIEKMSCVTPEKSICNSMLHKVAEKERHRYKGSPKCPISSAKLSTKAIDL